CGTGAAAGCCGTGACGGGTTAATAAAGAATGCAGCGTATCCTGATACGTGAACCGACAAGCAATTCGGGAAGTCGTTCGCGTATACCCCCAATCACGCATCGTGACCCAATGCATGATATGCTGGCTAGCATCGTAACATTGTGTGCCTGATACCTTGACGTTATTCCCATCCTTATCAATAAATGATCCCCATTCTGTCTCCTCTTGATCGGATAAATCCGTTCCCTCCGGATTACGGGTCTCGAATGAAAAAATTCCATGCGGTTGTAAATGTTTGTGAACGGTCGTGAGCAAATCGATTTGATCTTGATCACTTAAGAATGCCTGAAATGCATTACCAGTCAAATAAATCATCGAAAATCGCTTGTCCGATTCGAAGGTACGGGCATCGCCTTCCATAAAAGTAACAGTCAACCCTTCCGCCTTCAACCGCGCATATGCGAGCATCGCTGAAGAGATATCTACACCGGTAATCGTTATGCCGGCTTTCGACAGGGGTATCGTTGTTAAGCCTGTACCACAAGCAAGTTCTAATACTTCCCCAGGACTCGATCTAGCAAGCTCAAGATAGAACTGATATTTGTCCATTTCACCGCCAAATTCAAGATCGTAATTTACCGGATCTTGATATTCTTCAAGATTGCTATGTTCAATCAACGTCATTCCCCTTTTCATAACATTTCGAATTACCAAAAATGAATCTATTGAATAAAACAAACACCATGTTCCATTGAGAAAAAATAATTTCCATAAGAAAATGTGTTAATTGAAAGGAAAGCCCCAGCTATCCTGCCCGTTCGTTGAACCTAAGAGCTTGCTCGGGTGGACCTGCCATTTTTCTATTTCGTAAAAAAACAATACTCAGCTTCTTCGAAATGTTCCTCTAATACGGGTAAGGGAGTATACTCACTCATCATGTTTGGTCCATAAACTCCTCCGCTACTTTAATATCTTTTGAAAGCAGTAATTCTGGATATTTTCTGTCTACCCGATTTAAACATTCGATAAAATCTCGACTATTCACTCTTGCAGAGATATCCTCAAAAATTTCACTAAGCCAATAAGCTTCTTGCTCTGTGCAAGCCTCGAAGAACTCGATGGTTTCTAGCGTGTTGGCACTCAGCAGCTCCGTTAGCCTTTCCCAGAAATCATATACCTTTGGATCATTCAGGTGAAGTTCTGACCGTTCTTTTATGAGTTGCTTTATTAGTTTGGAATCAAGCATAAGACGCTTCCTCCCCTTTTTGCGTCACATTCACGAAAAAATGGAACAGCGAGTGCCATTGCAGTTAGGGCACTCGCTGTTTGTTATCGAATGATCTTTTCCACATCAACACGTCCAGAGAAAAACGTCGCTCCTCCACCCATATCCGCGATTCGATCGGGTGTGAGGGCATTTACATAATGCTTTGGACCTTCATTGTCTGCCCATAAGCCTTGACTCACTACGACGCCCGAGAGAACATTTTCGCCAACTGCTGCCACGAGCTCGCACTCTCCCCGCTCATTCCATATGCGGACTGTATCTCCATCACAAATGTCTAGAGCACTAGCATCCGCCACATGCATGTGTAAACGAGGTATTTTTTCCATCTTCTTATGTTTTTCATTATTCGAGAACGTGGAGTTCAAATAATTGTGATTGGGCCCCGGGACAAATAAATATGGGAAATCCCCATCATTCACCAAAGGCGTATACGTCGGTAACGGAGGCAGCCCTCGTTTGGCCATTGCTTGCGAGTAAAGCTCAATTTTACCACTTGGCGTGGGAAGGTGTTCCAAAAAGAAAGGTTCCATATTGGCTTTTGCATATTGTTTTTCGACCAACGTTTCATACGTGATTCCTTCCAAATGGGGATTACCATGCCCCTGTAACGCCTGTCTGACCATTTCTGCATCACTGTCTTGAAAAGCAGGTTCGTCATATCCCATGGCAGCAGCCAGCAAGCGGAAAACATCCGTATTGGACTTGCTCTCCCCAAATGGGGCAATCACCGGTTGCTGAAGTTGAATGTAATGATGCCAATACGACGTGTAAAAATCCGTATTTTCATAGGAAGACGTCGCTGGTAAAACGATATCGGCATAAAGAGCCGTCTCCGTCAAAAATAAGTCGTGTACGACCGTGAACAAGTCCTCTCTCGCCAAGCCTTGCCGCACTTTGTTTCCTTCTGGTGCGACAATGGCTGGATTGCTCGTATAGACAAAGAGCGATTTCACCGGCGGCTCTGTATCGAGCAACGCTTTTCCTAGTTCATTCATGTTGATGACTCTCGTCTGTTTATCAGCCAGCAAATCTGGTCGCTGCACGGCAAGCTTGTTGTGCTCCAGGAAACCTTTATTCCCTTTATTGGCCCCACCGCCTTTGACAAGCCACTGCCCTGTCAGGGCCGGAAGACAAGCAATGGTTCTTACACACATTCCACCATTGTCGTGATGCTGAATGCCATTTCCAATGCGAATAAAAGAGGGGGATGTCATGCCATACATTCTCGCCAATTTGTAAATATCGTCGACAGGGACACCCGTTATGGCGGATACGGTAGTAGGATCGTAGGTACGTACATGCTCCCGCAGCTCTTCATGTCCTACCGTATACTTCTCCATAAAGGCTGAATCTACCAAGTTTTCAGCAAAAAGTACATGCATGATGCCCAAAGCCAAAGCCGTGTCAGTTCCAGGCAAAATTGGGATAAACCAATCAGCCCATCGACCCGTCTGATTTTTATGGACATCAATCACGACGATTTTCGCCCCATTTTTTCGAGCCTGTTCCGCAAACACCACTTGATGCATGTTGGTGCTAACCGTATTGATCCCCCACATGATGAACAACTTGGTAGTAACGGTGTCTTCCGGATCGGTTCCAAAAGCTCCACCCATCGTGTAGCTGTACCCTACCGCCCCTGCACTATTGCATATCGTACGGTCAAGCTGACTGGCCCCCATTCGATAGAAAAAACGGCGATCCATTCCTTCCACACTAATCCGCCCCATGTTTCCGTAAAAGCTGTAAGGCAAAATGCTCTCGGGACCGTCTGCGTCGATTAAGGTACGCCAGCGTTCGGTTATGGTAGTGATGGCTTCCTCCCAACTGATTCGAACAAACTCCCCGCTCCCTTTTTTGCCAATACGCTTTAACGGATACGTGAGTCTCTTGGGATCGTAAATGCGCTCTGTCATGTTGCGGACTTTGTTGCAAATATTCCCCTTCGTCACCGGATGGTTCGGGTCCCCTTCGATTTTGACGATTTTCCCCTCTTTTTTATGAAGGAGCAATCCACATTGGTCCGGGCAATCAAGTGAACAGACTGCTGGAAAAACACCGTTTTCCTGGGTCGTATAAGTCATGGAGGTTCCCTCTTTCTCATAACGGTAACTAGCTTTTTACGCTATTATAATCGATTGAAAAAAGAAGGTACTACCCCTGCTGAATGAGAAGTTAATGATTTTTATTTTTATATACCAATCGTCTCATTGCGAATTCTAATGGGCCGTTCAGCTTCTGTCTTTCTAAAATCGTGGCCAATAGCAGAGACAGACTCCAAATACCCACGGCAACCAAAGCAGCCATTCCGTTACTAACACGTCCCCCTAAATCAAGTGCTACTGGTGACAAGAATAAAACCAGCATCGCCTCATTCCATACATAGAATGTTAAGGAACGCTTCCCTAAAGCCATAAGTGACCGGAGGAAAGGCCCTACTTTTTTTACCTTTGCCCCCATGATTCCAAAGAGCGCCGCATAGGCTAATCCTCCAGCAATTCCGGTTAGAATGTGGAATCCATAAACGAAGCCAGCGAGAAAAAAAGGAGGGTTCCATATGTTCCCAATAAGGCTTAAAGGCACTGCTCCTAGTAAAGAAACAGCTAAGCCAATCGTTGTTAGGAAAGAAAGTGTTCGTAACTGTTGCTCTGGCTTGGTTAATAATTGATAGTTGGCAATCCACATTCCGAGCAAAACGGAAGGAAGAATCGGGAACATGCTATGAATCAAAATCGGGATAAATGGAAAAGAAATCAAACTATACATCATTGTGCTAAGATAGGTGTCTGTAGCTAAAACCTCCGGCGGAAACCCATAATCTCCGATGGATTGCATCATGAAGCCCCATACTATCGGATTCACGATGATGTAGAATAACGTGATAATTATAAAGGTTCGGATCAGCGTCTTGATTTCACGTGTTAACAGCCAACTAACGAGAAGTCCAGCTATCCCGTAGGCCATTAAAATATCTTGACCGCCAATGATCACCGCTAAAACTGCTCCAAATACGATCAAATACCAGGAACGCCTCCGGACCACCTGTAAGGCATCTTTTTCTCTTTTTCCTTTCGTAATTTGACTATGAAAAGCCAGTACCAAACCATATCCGAATAAAACGGCAAACATCGGTCTCGCTCTGTTATCAATGATGAACATACCAAAAAGATTCACAACTTGATCAAAGAAATTCTGACTTTCCACTCTGTGAATGATCCCAGGTTCCAAAGCGTACAGATACAGCGGGGCATGCGCGAGTGCAATAAGTAGTAACATAGCGCCTCTGGCTAGATCTAATGAAACGGCACGTTTTTTTGTCTCCGCCGTTTTCATAGGAGGTAAAACGGACATATGATCCTCTCCTTGTGTTCGTTGAAAAAAGTTCAGCGGTCTCGTTAGACAATGAGCTTCTTCACCATTTTTACGAGCTCAACCGCATATTGCTCCATGGGTATAGATGAATTCGGTTTAAGCATTCTTTCCTCGATCGCCCCGATAATAAAGGATGCGACTATTTCCGTTTGAAAGGAGGAAGTAAACTCCCCATTCTGTTGGCCTTCCTCGAGAATATCTATTACCATCTTTCTAAGTCCGTCCTCCTCCTGTTCGTCTTCCATTCTGTAATAAGGCACCCCATTTTCATTCCGAGCAGTAAAGACAATCTCAATCAAGGCAATCGTATGTTTGTAATGGGTTTCTTGATAAGCCAGATGTGCCTCTATAAAAGCTTCCAGTTTTTTCGTTGCAGAATGTGATAACCCAACGTTCCTACGAATAAAATCAAGTTGCTTCGCTACCAGAAACAGTAAGGTATGATTCATTAGATCAAGCTTGTCATGAAAGTGATAAGAAATAAGCCCAGTGCTTATCCTGGCTTTTTTTGCTACTTTCGTTAGGCTTAAGTTGTGATAACCAACCTCTTCCAATGTATCAATACAAGCAAGTACAATCTGCTCTCTTCTAGCCTCGGCAATAAAAGAATCAGTCATTGCTATTCAACTCCTGATGAATCACTTTGATCGATTAATCAAAAAAATGATTGGTCGTTCAATCAAATTGTATGTAGGACGATTTCATTTGTCAAGAAGACACCGAGGCAATGAAAAGGACCCCATCAGTTCCTATCGATTAGATGTTCGTTTAACTCAAGATGATATGCCTCGTTCTTCCTTTCATCATTCATAAAAAGGCTATTTGAAAGATAATGAGCAGAAAACGAAGTTGTTGAATTTTATCTCACATCATTTTTATATTTTGTGCAATAGGAAGAGTAAAGCGACAGGGAGATAGCAATAGCTACCTCCCTATTTGTACTTTGCTCCCACTTTCCGTTTTTTAAAACAAACTCTAATTCGTAACAAGCGATTTGCTACTTCTTATTATCTTCAGGAAGTAGCGAATATTCTAAACCCATAAAACTAGCTACAGAGAGCTTTTCTTCGTTTATGACCTGGAATCGGTAATTAGCAGGAGACAATAGCGCCTGGTTATCAGCTTCCGACAAATTTTCTTTTAGCTTTAGCTGTTGCGAAATCGTATACCGACTCTCTTTACTGTTTAACTCAATTTGAACGAGTGAAGGAGTCTCAGCAAGCAAATTTTTAATTGTCTCGTTACCCGGCATATCTGCAAACGAAAAGTAAATGGGCTTTTCCGTATGCATCATTTTTTCTCTCAAATCGTCCGAAATTAAGATTCGTAACGTGAGTTCTGCCGAATTTCCATTTTTTGTTACTACAAGAACAGATGTTTTCAAATTCTCCCCTGTAATTTCTTCGAAATAATCGTAGACGCTTACATATGACTTCTCTTTAGGGACTGTTACTACCTCTCTACAACCACTAAGAAGGATTATGACCAGAAGGAGAAGTATCTGGAGAGGTCGGATCATAGATCTTTTGATTTTTTACTAGAATACTCTTTGTACGAGTATTTGACGTTAACGTAGTTAGAATCTACTACTCTGCCTTGAAAATATTCGACTAAGCTTCCAGTTGTTTTTACAGCTTTTGATCCGTATTCAACAGTTGTAA
The window above is part of the Brevibacillus antibioticus genome. Proteins encoded here:
- a CDS encoding TetR/AcrR family transcriptional regulator, coding for MTDSFIAEARREQIVLACIDTLEEVGYHNLSLTKVAKKARISTGLISYHFHDKLDLMNHTLLFLVAKQLDFIRRNVGLSHSATKKLEAFIEAHLAYQETHYKHTIALIEIVFTARNENGVPYYRMEDEQEEDGLRKMVIDILEEGQQNGEFTSSFQTEIVASFIIGAIEERMLKPNSSIPMEQYAVELVKMVKKLIV
- a CDS encoding molybdopterin-containing oxidoreductase family protein, whose translation is MTYTTQENGVFPAVCSLDCPDQCGLLLHKKEGKIVKIEGDPNHPVTKGNICNKVRNMTERIYDPKRLTYPLKRIGKKGSGEFVRISWEEAITTITERWRTLIDADGPESILPYSFYGNMGRISVEGMDRRFFYRMGASQLDRTICNSAGAVGYSYTMGGAFGTDPEDTVTTKLFIMWGINTVSTNMHQVVFAEQARKNGAKIVVIDVHKNQTGRWADWFIPILPGTDTALALGIMHVLFAENLVDSAFMEKYTVGHEELREHVRTYDPTTVSAITGVPVDDIYKLARMYGMTSPSFIRIGNGIQHHDNGGMCVRTIACLPALTGQWLVKGGGANKGNKGFLEHNKLAVQRPDLLADKQTRVINMNELGKALLDTEPPVKSLFVYTSNPAIVAPEGNKVRQGLAREDLFTVVHDLFLTETALYADIVLPATSSYENTDFYTSYWHHYIQLQQPVIAPFGESKSNTDVFRLLAAAMGYDEPAFQDSDAEMVRQALQGHGNPHLEGITYETLVEKQYAKANMEPFFLEHLPTPSGKIELYSQAMAKRGLPPLPTYTPLVNDGDFPYLFVPGPNHNYLNSTFSNNEKHKKMEKIPRLHMHVADASALDICDGDTVRIWNERGECELVAAVGENVLSGVVVSQGLWADNEGPKHYVNALTPDRIADMGGGATFFSGRVDVEKIIR
- a CDS encoding DUF418 domain-containing protein; this translates as MSVLPPMKTAETKKRAVSLDLARGAMLLLIALAHAPLYLYALEPGIIHRVESQNFFDQVVNLFGMFIIDNRARPMFAVLFGYGLVLAFHSQITKGKREKDALQVVRRRSWYLIVFGAVLAVIIGGQDILMAYGIAGLLVSWLLTREIKTLIRTFIIITLFYIIVNPIVWGFMMQSIGDYGFPPEVLATDTYLSTMMYSLISFPFIPILIHSMFPILPSVLLGMWIANYQLLTKPEQQLRTLSFLTTIGLAVSLLGAVPLSLIGNIWNPPFFLAGFVYGFHILTGIAGGLAYAALFGIMGAKVKKVGPFLRSLMALGKRSLTFYVWNEAMLVLFLSPVALDLGGRVSNGMAALVAVGIWSLSLLLATILERQKLNGPLEFAMRRLVYKNKNH
- a CDS encoding class I SAM-dependent DNA methyltransferase, translating into MIEHSNLEEYQDPVNYDLEFGGEMDKYQFYLELARSSPGEVLELACGTGLTTIPLSKAGITITGVDISSAMLAYARLKAEGLTVTFMEGDARTFESDKRFSMIYLTGNAFQAFLSDQDQIDLLTTVHKHLQPHGIFSFETRNPEGTDLSDQEETEWGSFIDKDGNNVKVSGTQCYDASQHIMHWVTMRDWGYTRTTSRIACRFTYQDTLHSLLTRHGFHVEHQYADWDKTPFSPSSSSIISVCRKC